Proteins from a genomic interval of Sphingopyxis sp. QXT-31:
- a CDS encoding DUF2842 domain-containing protein: MTDPQPSWRKPAGILLIILLIVVWAGLVASLSPWVGEWPVLVQGLFYVIAGIVWILPLKPLLRWMELGRWRG, from the coding sequence GTGACCGACCCGCAGCCCAGCTGGCGCAAGCCCGCCGGCATCTTGCTGATCATCCTGCTGATCGTCGTCTGGGCAGGACTGGTCGCCAGCCTGTCGCCGTGGGTGGGCGAATGGCCGGTGCTGGTGCAGGGCCTGTTCTACGTCATCGCGGGGATCGTCTGGATCCTGCCGCTGAAGCCGCTGCTGCGCTGGATGGAGCTGGGGCGGTGGCGCGGCTGA
- a CDS encoding DUF11 domain-containing protein — protein sequence MTKLANMGTLGLAAIATFASAPAFAAGTTAGSSITNTATVDFQVGGVSQVQQSASDTFVVDRKVNLLVEEVGTVTTSVVPGQTNAVTTFQVTNTSNEVLDFLLAATQITGGTAAHGGTDSFNATNIRVYRDNPTTGTVGSWDVGDALVTYVDELAADATARIFVLADIPTGLANGSVAGVQLRATAREGGTAGSQGAAVTQTAGANTAAKDTVFADGIGVNDANRDAAHSAADDYTVQTATLTVTKTSRVISDPFNLTSNPKMIPGATVEYCIAVANTGAADATSVSISDSVPTQLTYTASTILLGGTVSGGTCNADGTAGGSYAAPVVSGTIATVAAGATRTLVFRATVN from the coding sequence ATGACCAAGCTGGCGAACATGGGCACCTTGGGTCTGGCGGCGATTGCAACTTTCGCCTCCGCGCCGGCGTTCGCCGCCGGCACGACCGCGGGCAGCTCGATTACGAATACCGCCACCGTCGATTTCCAGGTCGGGGGCGTGAGCCAGGTTCAGCAAAGCGCGTCGGACACTTTCGTGGTCGACCGCAAGGTGAATCTGCTCGTCGAAGAAGTCGGCACCGTGACGACTAGCGTCGTTCCGGGGCAGACCAACGCCGTGACCACCTTCCAGGTGACCAACACGTCGAACGAGGTCCTCGACTTCCTGCTCGCGGCCACCCAGATCACAGGCGGCACCGCGGCGCATGGCGGCACCGATAGCTTCAACGCGACCAATATCCGCGTCTATCGCGACAATCCGACGACCGGGACGGTCGGCAGCTGGGACGTGGGCGACGCCCTCGTCACCTATGTCGACGAACTCGCCGCCGACGCGACGGCGCGGATCTTCGTGCTCGCCGACATCCCCACCGGCCTCGCCAACGGCTCGGTGGCGGGGGTGCAATTGCGCGCTACGGCGCGTGAAGGCGGCACCGCGGGCAGCCAGGGTGCGGCGGTGACGCAGACTGCGGGCGCCAACACCGCGGCCAAGGACACCGTCTTTGCCGACGGCATCGGCGTCAACGACGCCAATCGCGACGCCGCGCACAGCGCCGCCGACGATTATACGGTGCAGACGGCGACGCTGACGGTCACCAAGACCAGCCGCGTGATCTCCGACCCGTTCAACCTGACCTCGAATCCCAAGATGATCCCGGGCGCGACGGTCGAATATTGCATCGCGGTGGCCAATACGGGCGCTGCCGATGCGACGAGCGTGTCGATCAGCGATAGCGTGCCAACGCAGCTGACCTATACCGCGAGCACGATCCTGCTGGGCGGGACGGTCAGCGGCGGCACGTGCAACGCCGATGGTACGGCGGGCGGCAGCTATGCCGCGCCCGTCGTGTCAGGGACGATCGCCACGGTGGCGGCGGGCGCGACGCGCACGCTGGTCTTCCGCGCCACCGTCAACTGA
- a CDS encoding DUF11 domain-containing protein encodes MMKAPVGGAMHQYRIPAISILALAFALALPMQAQAAGTRAGSTISNTASASYDSGGGTQTVDSNQVDLRVDELLDVTVDSSDPADVPTTPGATAQLLTFSITNNGNGEESFALSTVANGGGDDYDPAVTQIYIDNGDGVFDANTDTLYTPGANDPVLDPDESVTIFVLSTTPAGVADGDRGTVNLVAAARTGTGAPGTSFAGQGEGGGDAVVGSTGADGQDQGAYVVSAATVSLVKSAVVVDPFGGSEPVPGATITYTIVATVAGSGSVNGLAVTDNIPSDTSYVAGSITLGGTTQTDAADTDAGDFNGTRINVALGTVAGGQTRTVTFRTTID; translated from the coding sequence ATGATGAAAGCGCCTGTGGGGGGCGCGATGCATCAGTACCGCATCCCTGCCATTTCCATCCTTGCCCTCGCGTTCGCGCTGGCCCTGCCGATGCAGGCCCAGGCCGCCGGAACGCGCGCGGGCTCGACCATCAGCAACACCGCCAGCGCCAGCTACGACAGCGGCGGCGGCACGCAGACGGTCGATTCGAACCAGGTCGATCTGCGCGTCGACGAACTGCTCGACGTCACCGTCGATTCGAGCGACCCCGCCGACGTCCCGACGACGCCCGGCGCGACCGCGCAGCTCCTGACCTTTTCGATCACCAACAACGGCAATGGCGAGGAAAGTTTCGCCCTTTCCACCGTCGCGAACGGCGGCGGCGACGATTATGACCCGGCGGTCACGCAGATTTACATCGACAATGGCGACGGCGTTTTCGACGCCAACACCGACACGCTCTATACGCCGGGCGCCAACGACCCGGTCCTCGATCCCGACGAAAGCGTTACGATCTTCGTGCTTTCGACGACCCCCGCGGGCGTCGCCGACGGCGATCGCGGCACGGTGAACCTGGTCGCGGCAGCGCGGACGGGCACCGGCGCGCCGGGCACCAGCTTTGCAGGCCAGGGCGAAGGCGGCGGCGACGCGGTCGTCGGGTCGACCGGCGCCGACGGGCAGGACCAGGGCGCTTATGTCGTCTCGGCCGCGACCGTTTCGCTCGTCAAGTCGGCAGTCGTCGTCGATCCCTTCGGCGGCAGCGAGCCCGTTCCGGGCGCGACGATCACCTACACGATCGTCGCCACCGTGGCGGGCAGCGGGTCAGTGAACGGCCTCGCGGTCACCGACAATATCCCCTCCGACACCAGCTATGTCGCGGGTTCGATCACGCTGGGCGGCACAACCCAGACCGACGCGGCCGACACCGACGCCGGCGACTTCAATGGAACGCGGATCAACGTCGCGCTCGGCACCGTCGCCGGCGGCCAGACCCGCACCGTCACTTTCCGGACCACTATCGACTGA
- a CDS encoding DUF11 domain-containing protein translates to MALFSKYLAFAASLIAAATLPATTAHAQVISNTATAEWTASGSSAQTLSNRVDVTVTPLPPERPGIRTYRLSNNLGSVSAPVVPTRCQGTDGPSLIEPSGVFASLPTDPASLQPTGRFHAGEVLVVGVTLTSANIDANARDTLVVTLELENGDRERITLSETAANSGEFIGIINTIGMPPPLVQGDCRLSVAPGSTVTMRVTDAAHADLVATAEISFLVDPFGIVFDSGDGAPVAGSRVRIVDAATGQPAEVFGDDGVSTYPSSVITGQTVTDSGGTVYNFPPGDYRFPFVAPGTYRLIVDPPAPFTAPSTADPAALAGFRRPDDGLPYTITTASYGAAFTLADPAPVRIDIPVDQPGGELILRKTTSTQVAVPGDVIQYRIEVANRDSRRASGVVTVRDALPKGMRLRLDSVRANGVRIDPVVAENGREFSVTLPALAAGQRVLLTYLAEVIVSAQPGNALNRATATDSRGATSNVSEATVSIKRDQLGDRMTIIGRITDGGCGVNPGKAAGIGGVRVMLQDGSYAVTDQDGRYHFEGVRPGLHVVQIDPSTLPLDRAPIDCARSTASAGSAISRFVQGRGGSLKRADFRAIASAPRAAPDVKSAEAPVVLSDPDAAGANRDWLEGEGPGIAWLFPAPDHNPRAKAVRAAIKHAPGQTVTLTINGKPVDPLAYEGARKSGDGQVAVSIWRGIEIREGENRLVATVKDANGVTIETLERSIHYSITPMRAALIREKSVLVADGVTRPVLAVRLTDRDGKPIRSGLTGDFSVPAPYYPAVEADAQQARQLSGLERARPVWKIAGDDGIAYIELEPTTASGTLTIDFAFRDDKVTRNQTIETWLDPGDRPWTVVGFAAGTIGYNTLDDRMEPVAETLDDLNGDARLALYAKGRVRGKWLMTLAYDSDKDKDDARFGGVIDPRAYYTIYADRNETRYDAASVRKLYLRLERPQFYAMFGDFETGISEPQLARYQRALNGGKAEYRGPNVAAAAFAADTPYRFRRDEIQGNGLTGPYQLGAKDILPNSERVVIETRDRLHSERIVETRSLTRHIDYDIDYFAGTLRFREPVLSRSSGLDPQFIVAEYEVDGIGERVLNAGGRVSYQSDDEKLRVGATFIHDEDSDAKTNLGGVDARYRPNVDTEIRAEIAVSDASAKGGSAVAAAGRATAWLVEAEHHSRSIDVLAYVRERETGFGAGQLNRGEDGTRKFGVDARLRATRTLSLTGSAWQEDFLDVGSRRRAARALVEYDNGTTVARAGLTHADDRLSDGTRNTSNIVQFGATQRLFEKRLELDAQTEFALGGKDASVDFPTRHRLGARFAITRDVNLVGSYEIADGDSIKARTARLGFDLAPWAGARLLATANQQDIGEYGPRSFAAYGLSQSLRLGKKLTVDISVDGNRTLGGIRAGDVLNPDQPVASGGFLGGNGTLTEDFVAISTGATYRTERWTLTGRAEYRDGELVNRYGLTLGTLRQLGEGGALGALFTYAKASGAGTVPTTEVMSFEMSWAHRPAESRVSWLNKTEFRSDKVRDAIAGQPGPIGGGALTIDGDATSRRALNSLSVNWTPMGNREVGDRRGGDRMWYECAEVGVFWGTRYNFDKFGADDVKGWSNLLGADFRFNLGEHVDVGASGTVRVGTGGDTVNWAGGPTVTLSPMKNANVTLGYNFAGFHDRDFEDSRYSRSGAYVTFKLKFDQTSFQGLGL, encoded by the coding sequence ATGGCCCTTTTCTCGAAATATCTGGCATTTGCGGCCTCTTTGATTGCGGCAGCGACGCTGCCCGCGACGACCGCGCACGCCCAGGTCATTTCCAATACCGCGACGGCCGAATGGACCGCGAGCGGCTCCAGCGCCCAAACGCTGTCGAACCGCGTCGACGTGACCGTGACGCCCCTGCCCCCCGAGCGGCCGGGAATCCGCACCTACCGGCTGAGCAACAACCTCGGCTCCGTCTCTGCACCGGTCGTCCCGACGCGCTGCCAGGGCACCGACGGTCCCAGCCTGATCGAACCGAGCGGCGTTTTCGCCTCGCTTCCGACCGATCCCGCCTCGCTGCAGCCCACGGGGCGCTTTCACGCGGGTGAAGTCCTCGTGGTGGGCGTCACGCTCACCAGCGCCAACATCGATGCCAATGCTCGCGACACGCTCGTCGTGACGCTCGAGCTCGAAAATGGCGATCGCGAGCGTATCACCCTGTCCGAAACCGCGGCGAACAGCGGCGAATTCATCGGCATCATCAACACCATCGGCATGCCGCCGCCTTTGGTCCAAGGCGATTGCCGCCTGTCGGTTGCGCCCGGATCGACCGTCACGATGCGTGTGACTGACGCAGCGCACGCCGACCTGGTCGCGACGGCCGAGATCAGCTTCCTCGTCGATCCCTTCGGCATCGTCTTCGACAGCGGCGACGGCGCCCCGGTCGCAGGCAGCCGCGTGAGGATCGTCGACGCCGCGACCGGCCAGCCCGCGGAGGTATTCGGCGACGACGGCGTATCGACCTATCCGTCGAGCGTCATCACCGGCCAGACGGTGACCGACAGCGGCGGCACCGTCTATAATTTCCCGCCCGGGGACTATCGTTTCCCCTTTGTGGCGCCCGGCACCTATCGCCTGATAGTCGATCCGCCGGCGCCCTTCACCGCGCCATCGACCGCCGATCCCGCGGCGCTGGCCGGTTTCCGGAGGCCCGACGACGGCCTGCCCTATACGATCACCACCGCGAGTTATGGCGCGGCGTTCACGCTGGCCGACCCGGCGCCGGTGCGGATCGACATCCCGGTCGACCAGCCCGGCGGCGAGTTGATCCTGCGCAAGACCACCTCGACGCAGGTCGCGGTGCCCGGCGACGTGATCCAGTACCGGATCGAGGTCGCGAACCGCGATTCGCGGCGCGCCAGCGGCGTGGTGACGGTGCGCGACGCGCTGCCCAAGGGCATGCGGCTGCGGCTCGACAGCGTGCGCGCCAACGGCGTGCGCATCGACCCGGTCGTAGCCGAAAACGGCCGCGAATTCAGCGTCACCCTGCCCGCGCTCGCGGCGGGGCAGCGCGTCCTGCTCACTTATTTGGCCGAAGTCATCGTCTCGGCGCAGCCCGGCAACGCGCTCAACCGCGCCACCGCGACCGACAGTCGCGGCGCGACGTCGAACGTCTCGGAGGCGACGGTGTCGATCAAGCGCGACCAGCTCGGCGACCGGATGACGATCATCGGGCGCATCACCGACGGTGGCTGCGGCGTCAATCCGGGCAAGGCCGCAGGGATCGGCGGCGTGCGCGTGATGCTGCAGGACGGCAGCTATGCGGTCACCGACCAGGACGGGCGTTATCATTTCGAAGGCGTGCGCCCCGGCCTGCACGTCGTGCAGATCGATCCCTCGACGCTGCCGCTCGACCGTGCACCGATCGACTGCGCACGCTCGACGGCGAGCGCCGGCAGCGCAATCTCGCGCTTCGTGCAGGGCCGCGGCGGCTCGCTGAAGCGGGCCGATTTCCGCGCTATCGCCAGCGCCCCGCGCGCCGCGCCCGACGTCAAGTCTGCCGAAGCGCCGGTGGTGCTCAGCGATCCCGACGCCGCGGGCGCCAACCGCGACTGGCTTGAGGGCGAAGGCCCGGGCATCGCCTGGCTCTTCCCCGCCCCCGACCATAATCCGCGCGCCAAGGCGGTTCGCGCCGCGATCAAGCATGCGCCGGGGCAGACGGTGACGCTGACGATCAACGGCAAACCCGTCGACCCGCTCGCTTACGAAGGCGCGCGCAAGTCGGGCGACGGCCAGGTCGCAGTGAGCATCTGGCGCGGGATCGAGATCCGCGAGGGCGAAAACCGCCTCGTCGCGACGGTCAAGGACGCCAATGGCGTCACGATCGAAACGCTCGAGCGCAGCATCCATTATTCGATCACCCCGATGCGCGCAGCGCTGATCCGCGAGAAATCGGTGTTGGTCGCCGACGGCGTGACGCGCCCGGTGCTCGCGGTCCGCCTGACCGACCGCGACGGCAAGCCCATTCGCAGCGGCCTCACCGGCGATTTCAGCGTCCCCGCCCCCTATTACCCCGCCGTGGAAGCCGATGCGCAGCAGGCGCGCCAGCTCTCGGGGCTCGAACGCGCGCGGCCGGTGTGGAAGATCGCGGGCGACGACGGCATCGCCTATATCGAGCTCGAACCGACCACCGCGTCGGGCACGCTGACGATCGATTTCGCCTTCCGCGACGACAAAGTGACGCGCAACCAGACGATCGAAACCTGGCTCGATCCCGGCGATCGCCCGTGGACCGTCGTCGGCTTCGCCGCCGGCACGATCGGCTACAACACGCTCGACGACCGCATGGAGCCGGTCGCCGAAACGCTCGACGACCTCAACGGCGACGCGCGCCTCGCGCTCTATGCCAAGGGCCGGGTGCGCGGCAAATGGCTGATGACGCTCGCTTATGACAGCGACAAGGACAAGGACGACGCGCGCTTCGGCGGCGTGATCGACCCGCGCGCCTATTACACGATCTACGCCGATCGCAACGAGACGCGTTACGACGCCGCCTCGGTGCGCAAGCTCTATCTGCGCCTCGAACGCCCACAATTCTACGCCATGTTCGGCGATTTCGAGACCGGTATCTCGGAACCGCAGCTCGCCCGCTACCAGCGGGCGCTCAACGGCGGCAAGGCCGAATATCGCGGGCCCAACGTTGCCGCGGCCGCCTTCGCCGCCGACACCCCCTACCGTTTCCGCCGCGACGAGATCCAGGGCAACGGCCTGACCGGCCCGTACCAGCTCGGCGCCAAGGATATCCTGCCGAACAGCGAGCGCGTCGTGATCGAAACGCGCGACCGGCTGCACAGCGAGCGCATCGTCGAGACGCGCAGCCTAACGCGCCACATCGATTACGACATCGACTATTTCGCGGGCACCTTGCGCTTCCGCGAGCCGGTGCTCAGCCGCTCGTCGGGGCTGGACCCGCAGTTCATCGTCGCCGAATATGAGGTCGACGGCATCGGCGAGCGCGTGCTCAACGCCGGCGGCCGCGTCAGCTATCAGTCGGACGACGAGAAATTGCGCGTCGGCGCGACCTTCATCCACGACGAGGACAGCGACGCGAAGACCAACCTCGGCGGGGTCGATGCGCGCTATCGCCCGAATGTCGACACCGAGATCCGCGCCGAAATCGCGGTGAGCGACGCCTCGGCCAAGGGCGGCAGCGCGGTCGCCGCCGCGGGCCGCGCCACCGCCTGGCTGGTCGAGGCCGAGCACCACAGCCGCAGCATCGACGTACTCGCCTATGTCCGCGAGCGCGAGACCGGCTTCGGCGCGGGCCAGCTCAACCGCGGCGAGGACGGCACGCGCAAGTTCGGCGTCGATGCCCGCCTCCGTGCCACACGCACGCTGTCGCTGACCGGCAGCGCGTGGCAGGAAGATTTTCTCGACGTCGGCAGCCGCCGCCGCGCCGCACGCGCGCTGGTCGAATATGACAATGGCACCACCGTCGCCCGCGCAGGTTTGACCCATGCCGACGACCGGCTGAGCGACGGCACGCGCAACACCTCGAACATCGTCCAGTTCGGCGCGACGCAGCGCCTGTTCGAAAAGCGCCTCGAACTCGATGCGCAGACCGAATTTGCCTTGGGCGGCAAGGATGCGAGCGTCGATTTCCCGACCCGCCACCGGCTCGGCGCGCGCTTCGCGATCACGCGCGACGTCAACCTGGTCGGCAGCTACGAGATCGCCGACGGCGACAGCATCAAGGCGCGCACCGCGCGGCTGGGCTTCGACCTTGCCCCCTGGGCCGGCGCGCGGCTGCTCGCGACCGCGAACCAGCAGGATATCGGCGAATATGGCCCGCGCAGCTTCGCCGCTTACGGCCTGTCTCAGTCGCTGCGGCTCGGCAAGAAGTTGACGGTCGATATTTCGGTCGACGGCAATCGCACGCTCGGCGGAATCCGCGCCGGCGATGTGCTCAACCCCGACCAGCCGGTCGCCTCGGGCGGCTTCCTCGGCGGCAACGGCACGCTGACCGAGGATTTCGTCGCGATCAGCACCGGCGCGACGTACCGCACCGAGCGCTGGACGCTGACCGGGCGCGCCGAATATCGCGATGGCGAGCTCGTGAACCGTTACGGCCTGACGCTCGGCACCCTCCGCCAGCTCGGCGAAGGAGGCGCGCTGGGCGCGCTCTTCACTTACGCCAAGGCGAGCGGCGCCGGCACGGTACCGACGACCGAAGTCATGAGCTTCGAGATGAGCTGGGCGCACCGCCCCGCCGAATCGCGCGTGTCGTGGCTCAACAAGACCGAGTTCCGTTCGGACAAGGTCCGCGATGCGATCGCCGGCCAGCCTGGCCCGATCGGCGGCGGCGCGCTGACGATCGACGGCGACGCGACGAGCCGCCGCGCGCTCAACAGCCTGTCGGTGAACTGGACCCCGATGGGCAACCGCGAGGTGGGCGACCGCCGCGGCGGCGACCGCATGTGGTACGAATGCGCCGAAGTCGGCGTCTTCTGGGGCACGCGCTATAACTTCGACAAGTTCGGTGCCGACGACGTCAAGGGCTGGTCGAACCTGCTCGGCGCCGATTTCCGCTTCAACTTGGGCGAGCATGTCGATGTCGGCGCGTCGGGCACCGTGCGCGTCGGCACCGGCGGCGACACGGTGAACTGGGCGGGCGGGCCGACGGTCACGCTGTCGCCGATGAAGAATGCCAATGTGACGCTCGGCTATAATTTCGCGGGCTTCCACGACCGCGATTTCGAGGACAGCCGCTATTCGCGCTCGGGGGCCTATGTGACCTTCAAGCTGAAGTTCGACCAGACGAGCTTTCAGGGGTTGGGTTTGTAG
- a CDS encoding AI-2E family transporter, with amino-acid sequence MAEKKGDQDAEARRNPLAQIEIDDFRRDRLLAALTLIIGAAFCLAFPFALKAGAEFFLPLTAAIVIAIALVPLLEWLERRGVPSALASFLSLAAFLMLVNAALAIIVVPATGWFARLPESIPRIQSNLAPLIDFYSTLQKFVDSTLMSVASGTEATAQAVAAQAPSSVIDYFISAAPAAAIQLFFAVLVIFFFLAGWTRLRRGTIRRRGSFDGAMQTARVIQNVVDATADYLATITMINAILGLLVSLLLWALGMPSPFMWGGIVSLCNFVPYLGPIVAATLLGLGGLMTFDAVGLALLPALIFIAVHTIEANLVTPLVLGRRLTINPLLILVSLSFWGWVWGAPGALLAVPLLLILQTVLQSTGTPDLAGFLFEHGTLTTTDEVRDRLNRTHPESDG; translated from the coding sequence GTGGCGGAGAAGAAGGGGGACCAGGACGCCGAGGCGCGCCGCAATCCCCTCGCGCAGATCGAGATCGACGATTTCCGCCGCGACCGGCTGCTCGCGGCGCTGACGCTCATCATCGGCGCGGCCTTCTGCCTGGCCTTTCCCTTCGCCTTGAAGGCGGGGGCCGAATTTTTCTTGCCGCTGACCGCCGCGATCGTCATCGCGATCGCGCTGGTGCCTTTGCTCGAATGGCTCGAGCGGCGCGGCGTACCTTCGGCGCTCGCCTCCTTCCTGTCGCTCGCGGCCTTCCTGATGCTCGTCAATGCCGCGCTCGCGATCATCGTCGTACCCGCGACGGGCTGGTTCGCGCGGCTCCCCGAATCGATCCCGCGGATCCAGAGCAACCTCGCGCCGCTGATCGACTTCTATTCGACGCTGCAGAAATTCGTCGACAGCACCTTGATGTCGGTCGCCAGCGGCACCGAGGCGACGGCGCAGGCGGTCGCGGCGCAGGCGCCGTCGTCGGTGATCGACTATTTCATCTCGGCCGCGCCCGCCGCGGCTATTCAGCTCTTTTTCGCGGTGCTGGTGATCTTCTTCTTCCTCGCGGGCTGGACGCGGCTGCGGCGCGGCACGATTCGCCGCCGCGGCAGCTTCGACGGCGCGATGCAGACCGCGCGCGTGATCCAGAATGTCGTCGACGCGACCGCCGACTATCTCGCGACGATCACGATGATCAACGCGATCCTCGGCCTGCTCGTCTCGCTGCTGCTGTGGGCGCTCGGCATGCCTTCGCCCTTCATGTGGGGCGGGATCGTCAGTCTGTGCAATTTCGTGCCCTATCTGGGACCGATCGTCGCCGCGACCTTGCTGGGGCTCGGCGGGCTGATGACCTTCGACGCGGTGGGGCTGGCGCTGCTCCCGGCGCTGATCTTCATTGCGGTGCACACGATCGAGGCGAATCTGGTCACCCCGCTGGTGCTCGGGCGGCGGCTGACGATCAATCCGCTGCTGATTCTCGTGTCGCTGAGCTTCTGGGGCTGGGTCTGGGGGGCGCCCGGTGCGTTGCTCGCGGTGCCTCTGCTGCTGATCCTCCAGACCGTGCTGCAGTCGACCGGAACCCCGGATCTGGCGGGTTTCCTGTTCGAGCACGGCACGCTGACGACCACCGACGAGGTGCGCGACCGATTAAATCGCACCCACCCCGAAAGCGACGGTTGA